Proteins from a genomic interval of Equus quagga isolate Etosha38 chromosome 11, UCLA_HA_Equagga_1.0, whole genome shotgun sequence:
- the GJD3 gene encoding gap junction delta-3 protein, which translates to MGEWAFLGSLLDALQSQVPLVGRLWLVVMLIFRILVLATVGEAVFADEQEEFVCNTRQPGCRQICYDRAFPVSHYRFWVFHILLLSAPPVLFLIYSMHETSKEPGGADATPRGRPQGPCAPSALRARRARCCYLLSVVLRLAAELAFLGGQTLFYGFRVAPRFACAGPPCPHIVDCFVSRPTEKTVFVVFYFAVGLLSALLSVAELGHLLWKGRPCARGSRQAAERDNRCNRAHEVAQKLLPPPLPPPPPPNLPSRRPGPDPYAPPAYAHRAGDSEGGSGRSKASLAIVRQDLAI; encoded by the coding sequence GACGCCTTGCAGTCGCAGGTGCCGCTCGTGGGCCGCCTGTGGCTGGTGGTCATGCTGATCTTCCGCATCCTGGTGCTGGCCACGGTGGGCGAGGCCGTGTTCGCGGACGAGCAGGAGGAGTTCGTGTGCAACACGCGGCAGCCGGGCTGTCGCCAGATCTGCTACGACCGCGCCTTCCCCGTCTCCCACTACCGCTTCTGGGTCTTCCACATCCTGCTGCTCTCGGCGCCCCCGGTGCTGTTCCTCATCTACTCTATGCACGAGACCAGCAAGGAGCCGGGTGGCGCCGACGCCACGCCCCGGGGGCGCCCCCAGGGCCCGTGCGCGCCCTCCGCCCTGCGCGCCCGCCGCGCGCGCTGCTGCTACCTGCTGAGCGTGGTGCTGCGCCTGGCGGCCGAGCTGGCCTTCCTGGGCGGCCAGACGCTGTTCTACGGCTTCCGCGTGGCCCCCCGCTTCGCGTGCGCCGGCCCGCCGTGCCCGCACATCGTGGACTGCTTCGTGAGCCGGCCCACCGAGAAGACCGTCTTCGTGGTCTTCTACTTCGCCGTGGGGCTGCTCTCGGCGCTGCTCAGCGTGGCCGAGCTGGGCCACCTGCTCTGGAAGGGCCGTCCGTGCGCCAGGGGCTCTCGCCAGGCGGCCGAGCGCGACAACCGCTGCAACCGCGCGCACGAGGTGGCGCAGAAGCTGCtcccgccgccgctgccgccgccgccgccgccgaacCTGCCCTCCCGGCGCCCGGGCCCCGATCCCTACGCCCCACCCGCCTATGCGCACCGGGCCGGCGACAGCGAGGGCGGCAGCGGCCGCAGCAAGGCATCCCTGGCCATTGTCCGCCAGGACCTGGCCATCTAG